One region of Bosea sp. 29B genomic DNA includes:
- a CDS encoding sugar ABC transporter permease: MASDAPVSTASPDRAGAASLFAAPLAMLMRLIDWPMQALQRLIGERRMAYVFLLPNLVFFSLFVFLPLIINFIFSVTGGAGLFPSERPYVGAQQYAYLFDCGSFLDPSSCREDHFWRGVSNTARFTVFQVTAMVLFSLLTAVVLNMKIRARGFFRAVYFFPVLLSPVVVALTWKWILQRDGLLNAAITSLGGERILFLVDPSWAMFWIVFVSIWAHMGFYTLILLAGLQAIPADLYEAAEMDATPRWRTFWRITLPLLWPNMIVVIVLALIRGVQTFDEVFVLTGGGPGTATLMVVHYIYETAFANQVQNFGLAAAASVVLGVVLFALTLAQLAASRRKGAA, encoded by the coding sequence ATGGCCTCCGACGCTCCCGTCTCCACGGCAAGCCCGGATCGCGCCGGCGCAGCGAGCCTCTTCGCCGCGCCGCTCGCGATGCTGATGCGCCTGATCGACTGGCCGATGCAGGCTCTGCAGCGGCTGATCGGCGAGCGCCGGATGGCCTATGTCTTCCTCCTGCCCAATCTCGTTTTCTTCTCGCTCTTCGTCTTCCTGCCGCTCATCATCAACTTCATCTTCTCGGTGACGGGCGGGGCAGGGCTGTTTCCTTCGGAGCGGCCTTATGTCGGGGCGCAGCAATACGCCTATCTCTTCGACTGCGGCTCCTTCCTCGACCCGTCTTCCTGCCGCGAGGATCATTTCTGGCGCGGCGTGTCCAATACTGCCCGCTTCACCGTCTTCCAGGTCACGGCGATGGTGCTGTTCTCGTTGCTGACGGCGGTGGTGCTGAACATGAAGATCAGGGCGCGCGGCTTCTTCCGCGCGGTCTACTTCTTCCCTGTGCTGCTCTCGCCGGTGGTCGTGGCGCTGACCTGGAAGTGGATTCTGCAGCGCGACGGCCTGCTCAACGCCGCGATCACCTCGCTCGGCGGCGAGCGCATCCTGTTCCTGGTCGATCCGAGCTGGGCGATGTTCTGGATCGTCTTCGTCTCGATCTGGGCCCATATGGGCTTCTACACGCTGATCCTGCTCGCCGGCCTGCAGGCGATCCCCGCCGATCTCTATGAAGCCGCCGAGATGGATGCGACGCCGCGCTGGCGTACATTCTGGCGCATCACCCTGCCGCTGCTCTGGCCGAACATGATCGTGGTGATCGTCCTGGCGCTGATCCGCGGCGTGCAGACCTTCGACGAGGTCTTCGTCCTGACCGGTGGCGGCCCAGGCACGGCGACGCTGATGGTGGTGCACTACATCTACGAGACCGCCTTCGCCAATCAGGTCCAGAACTTCGGCCTGGCGGCAGCCGCCTCCGTCGTGCTCGGCGTCGTGCTGTTCGCGCTGACCCTGGCCCAGCTCGCGGCGAGCCGCCGCAAGGGGGCAGCATGA
- a CDS encoding ABC transporter substrate-binding protein encodes MHSKHWISALALTAGLVMGGIAQAQTTVRIAWYSDGNEGEVITDLLKRFEAQNKDIKVVLDQVPYKAITENLPVQLASGQGPDIARVVDLGGIARYALDLRPHLKDAAYWEKNFGPFLPWMRPEGDSKAITGFMTQLTVTGPFVNKTLFEQAGIAMPGAKATWEDWSKAVKDVAAKVQAPFPLAMDRSGHRFFSVAISEGAKVFDAKGEPAVIDDGFKRGAKLVYDWHNNGVMKKELWGSVSGTAYRGANDEFKNAQVVMYQSGSWQIAQFDKTVGDAFDWIAVPSPCGAGGCSGMPGGAGLVAIKTTKSPEAVAKVMDYLASEPVLSEFYARSLFVPGHLGIAAKGLDYKGASAPAKAALKVFSDQVAQLSPVAYQLQGYVNNRVIFNAVISRLGQAISGEGSLDEAYKRIESDIAQQIAERKK; translated from the coding sequence ATGCACAGCAAGCATTGGATTTCGGCACTCGCCTTGACGGCCGGCCTCGTCATGGGTGGGATCGCGCAAGCCCAGACCACGGTGCGCATCGCCTGGTATTCCGACGGCAATGAGGGCGAGGTCATCACCGACCTGCTCAAGCGCTTCGAGGCTCAGAACAAGGACATCAAGGTCGTGCTCGACCAGGTGCCCTACAAGGCCATCACCGAGAACCTTCCCGTCCAGCTCGCCTCCGGCCAGGGCCCCGACATCGCCCGCGTCGTCGACCTCGGCGGCATCGCCCGCTATGCGCTCGACCTGCGGCCGCATCTCAAGGACGCGGCCTACTGGGAGAAGAATTTCGGGCCGTTCCTGCCCTGGATGCGCCCCGAGGGTGACAGCAAGGCGATCACCGGCTTCATGACGCAGCTCACCGTCACCGGCCCCTTCGTCAACAAGACGCTGTTCGAGCAGGCCGGCATCGCGATGCCGGGCGCCAAGGCGACCTGGGAAGATTGGAGCAAGGCGGTCAAGGACGTCGCGGCCAAGGTCCAGGCGCCGTTCCCGCTGGCGATGGACCGCTCCGGCCACCGCTTCTTCTCGGTTGCGATTTCCGAAGGCGCCAAGGTTTTCGACGCCAAGGGCGAGCCGGCTGTCATCGACGACGGTTTCAAGCGTGGCGCCAAGCTGGTCTATGACTGGCACAACAATGGCGTGATGAAGAAGGAGCTCTGGGGCTCGGTCTCCGGCACGGCCTATCGCGGCGCCAATGACGAGTTCAAGAACGCCCAGGTCGTGATGTACCAGTCGGGCTCCTGGCAGATCGCCCAGTTCGACAAGACCGTCGGCGACGCGTTCGACTGGATCGCGGTCCCCTCGCCCTGCGGCGCAGGCGGCTGCTCGGGCATGCCGGGTGGGGCCGGCCTCGTCGCGATCAAGACGACCAAGAGCCCGGAAGCCGTCGCCAAGGTGATGGACTATCTCGCCAGCGAGCCGGTGCTGAGCGAGTTCTATGCCCGCTCGCTGTTCGTGCCCGGCCATCTCGGCATCGCCGCGAAGGGCCTCGACTACAAGGGCGCCAGCGCCCCGGCCAAGGCCGCGCTCAAGGTCTTCTCCGACCAGGTCGCGCAGCTCTCGCCGGTCGCCTATCAGCTGCAGGGCTATGTCAACAATCGCGTCATCTTCAACGCGGTGATCAGCCGGCTCGGCCAGGCGATCTCGGGCGAGGGCAGCCTCGACGAGGCCTATAAGCGGATCGAATCCGACATCGCTCAGCAGATTGCCGAGCGCAAGAAGTAA
- a CDS encoding LacI family DNA-binding transcriptional regulator, with protein MKTRAARAHQGSVSLTTVAEDTGVSISTVSRIVNGESGRASPETVARVEESIARLGYRPNPVGRALRQRASRVVAMLSPNLDNPAMAAIAVSTEAALRAAGYVMILCDTHDRAELQDDYLRAMREQFVAGYVMVSAVRSRGLEETLQRGDPMVFVARHNPLGGGAYVGIDNRAAGADAADFMLARGIERPAVLMAAQNVSSTQERAAGFIDRLVARGVPEDAIRRASGPGLSHIEIGYAAAKALVQQGGWPQGALCVSDLIAYGAYRLAVENDVPIPQRCTLVGVDGNALNHWIAPWLTSIRIPYESFGGHVVAQLESLWSGEPTSEVRIPHEPPMVGLAQKATA; from the coding sequence ATGAAGACCAGGGCCGCACGGGCACATCAGGGTTCGGTATCGCTCACCACGGTCGCGGAGGATACCGGCGTCTCGATCTCGACCGTCTCGCGCATCGTCAACGGCGAGAGCGGGCGGGCCTCCCCCGAAACCGTGGCGCGCGTCGAAGAATCGATCGCAAGGCTGGGCTACCGGCCGAACCCGGTCGGCCGGGCGTTGCGCCAGCGCGCCAGCCGGGTCGTGGCGATGCTCTCGCCCAATCTCGACAACCCGGCCATGGCGGCGATCGCGGTCTCGACCGAGGCGGCATTGCGGGCCGCCGGCTACGTCATGATCCTCTGCGACACCCATGACCGCGCCGAGCTGCAGGACGATTATCTGCGGGCGATGCGCGAGCAGTTCGTAGCCGGCTATGTGATGGTCAGCGCTGTGCGCAGCCGCGGACTCGAGGAAACGCTGCAACGCGGCGACCCGATGGTCTTCGTCGCGCGACACAACCCGCTCGGCGGCGGCGCCTATGTCGGCATCGACAACCGCGCCGCCGGCGCCGATGCCGCCGACTTTATGCTGGCGCGCGGCATCGAGCGCCCGGCCGTGCTGATGGCGGCTCAGAACGTGTCGAGCACGCAGGAGCGCGCCGCCGGCTTCATCGACCGCCTCGTCGCACGCGGCGTGCCGGAAGACGCGATCCGGCGCGCCAGCGGTCCCGGCCTGTCGCATATCGAGATCGGCTATGCCGCCGCCAAAGCGCTGGTTCAGCAGGGCGGCTGGCCACAGGGGGCGCTCTGCGTCAGCGATCTGATCGCCTATGGCGCCTATCGGCTCGCAGTCGAGAATGATGTGCCGATCCCGCAGCGCTGCACGCTGGTCGGCGTCGACGGCAATGCGCTCAACCACTGGATCGCGCCCTGGCTGACCTCGATCCGCATCCCCTATGAGAGCTTCGGCGGGCATGTCGTCGCCCAGTTGGAATCGCTCTGGAGCGGTGAACCGACGTCAGAGGTCCGCATCCCGCATGAGCCGCCAATGGTCGGGCTCGCACAGAAGGCAACGGCATGA
- a CDS encoding cupin domain-containing protein: MTLLDHETQPLEQWREGVMTLMRVSALVRSAQLCIFEQFCDPGLGAPLHLHAVEEVLEVMEGEAEITLRGESLILRANQSIVIPAGARHGFRNIGSGILKVRATLASPIFEASYDDRAEQSRRWIP, from the coding sequence ATGACCCTGCTCGACCATGAGACCCAGCCGCTCGAGCAATGGCGCGAGGGCGTGATGACGCTGATGCGGGTCTCGGCGCTGGTGCGCTCGGCCCAGCTCTGCATCTTCGAGCAATTCTGCGACCCTGGCCTCGGCGCTCCCCTCCATCTCCACGCCGTCGAGGAGGTGCTGGAAGTGATGGAAGGCGAAGCCGAGATCACGCTACGCGGCGAGAGCCTGATCCTGCGTGCCAACCAGTCGATCGTGATCCCGGCCGGTGCCCGGCACGGCTTCCGCAATATCGGCAGCGGCATCCTCAAGGTCCGCGCCACCCTCGCCTCGCCGATCTTCGAGGCGAGTTATGACGACCGTGCCGAGCAGTCGCGGCGCTGGATTCCCTGA